In the genome of Ctenopharyngodon idella isolate HZGC_01 chromosome 19, HZGC01, whole genome shotgun sequence, one region contains:
- the nkain1 gene encoding sodium/potassium-transporting ATPase subunit beta-1-interacting protein 1 isoform X1: MGRCDGRCTLVVICCLQLVAALQRQVFDFLGYQWAPILANFLHIVAVILGVFGTVQIRSRYLILYAVWLVIWVGWNSFIICFYLEVGHLSQDRDFLMTFNTSLHRSWWMENGPGCLVTPVPDSPLAPQDHHVITVSGCLLDYQYIEVVSSALQVFLALFGFVYACYVSKVFQDDEESFDFIGGLDSYSYQPPQKSSHLQLQPLYTAG, encoded by the exons GTCGCTGCATTACAGAGGCAGGTGTTTGACTTTTTGGGATATCAGTGGGCTCCCATCCTCGCCAATTTCCTCCATATCGTGGCCGTCATTTTGGGAGTGTTTGGAACTGTGCAAATCCGCTCCAGATATCTTATACTG TATGCTGTGTGGCTTGTGATCTGGGTCGGCTGGAACTCTTTCATCATCTGTTTTTACCTGGAAGTTGGTCACCTGTCACAG GACAGGGATTTCCTAATGACATTTAACACATCACTTCATCGTTCCTGGTGGATGGAGAATGGACCTGGTTGCTTAGTTACTCCGGTGCCTGACTCACCATTGGCTCCTCAGGATCATCATGTGATCACTGTCAGTGGCTGCCTACTGGACTACCAGTACATAGAGGTGGTCAGCTCAGCCTTGCAAGTATTTCTTGCA CTCTTTGGATTTGTTTATGCCTGCTATGTCAGTAAAGTCTTCCAGGATGATGAGGAGAGCT TTGATTTCATTGGTGGATTGGACTCTTATAGTTACCAGCCTCCACAGAAGAGTTCTCACTTACAGCTGCAGCCTCTCTATAC GGCTGGATAG
- the nkain1 gene encoding sodium/potassium-transporting ATPase subunit beta-1-interacting protein 1 isoform X2 — MTFNTSLHRSWWMENGPGCLVTPVPDSPLAPQDHHVITVSGCLLDYQYIEVVSSALQVFLALFGFVYACYVSKVFQDDEESFDFIGGLDSYSYQPPQKSSHLQLQPLYTAG, encoded by the exons ATGACATTTAACACATCACTTCATCGTTCCTGGTGGATGGAGAATGGACCTGGTTGCTTAGTTACTCCGGTGCCTGACTCACCATTGGCTCCTCAGGATCATCATGTGATCACTGTCAGTGGCTGCCTACTGGACTACCAGTACATAGAGGTGGTCAGCTCAGCCTTGCAAGTATTTCTTGCA CTCTTTGGATTTGTTTATGCCTGCTATGTCAGTAAAGTCTTCCAGGATGATGAGGAGAGCT TTGATTTCATTGGTGGATTGGACTCTTATAGTTACCAGCCTCCACAGAAGAGTTCTCACTTACAGCTGCAGCCTCTCTATAC GGCTGGATAG